A stretch of the Flavobacterium sp. 5 genome encodes the following:
- a CDS encoding ROK family protein, which produces MENLYNIGVDVGGSHISCAFVHKTTGETIAESLLECKIDSNGSIQEFTEPLRLLFEQLFSVTSQYSFSSVGIAMPGPFDYENGISKITGVQKFDALYGLDLKQIFKDVIKNNDIPVRFTNDASCFALGEYYAGAAQNSKRTIVVTLGTGFGSTFLIDGIIQSTEGGGVPPGGYLYNVPFGKSIADDYFSTRWFVNTCKEKYGFDISGAREAAELAKNNNPQALAVFEEFAENLTEMIFPWIEKFNPDTFVLGGSIARAFPYFLNNLEQKLAKKGINKLKVKTCELWSEAPIIGAAMNL; this is translated from the coding sequence ATGGAAAATTTATACAATATAGGAGTTGACGTAGGAGGATCACATATTTCTTGCGCCTTCGTACATAAAACAACTGGGGAAACTATAGCAGAAAGCCTCCTAGAATGCAAGATAGATTCTAATGGAAGTATTCAGGAATTTACAGAACCTCTGCGTTTATTATTTGAACAATTATTTTCGGTAACCTCTCAATATTCTTTTTCGAGTGTTGGTATAGCCATGCCAGGCCCTTTCGATTATGAAAATGGAATCTCGAAAATTACAGGAGTTCAAAAATTCGATGCCTTATACGGTCTTGACCTTAAACAAATATTTAAGGACGTAATAAAAAATAACGACATTCCAGTACGCTTTACAAATGATGCAAGTTGTTTTGCATTAGGGGAATATTATGCCGGTGCAGCTCAAAACAGCAAACGAACAATTGTAGTGACATTGGGTACTGGTTTTGGAAGTACTTTTCTTATTGATGGAATTATACAATCGACTGAAGGTGGTGGAGTACCTCCTGGAGGATATCTATATAATGTTCCCTTTGGAAAAAGTATTGCTGATGATTATTTTTCGACTCGATGGTTTGTAAACACTTGTAAAGAAAAATATGGTTTCGATATTTCAGGGGCAAGAGAAGCGGCTGAATTAGCCAAAAACAACAATCCACAAGCATTAGCCGTTTTTGAAGAATTTGCAGAAAATCTGACTGAAATGATTTTTCCCTGGATTGAAAAATTCAATCCTGACACTTTTGTTCTTGGAGGAAGTATTGCCAGAGCATTTCCATACTTTCTAAATAATCTAGAACAAAAGTTAGCTAAGAAAGGAATAAATAAACTTAAGGTAAAAACATGTGAATTGTGGAGTGAAGCTCCAATTATTGGAGCAGCAATGAACTTATAA
- a CDS encoding class I mannose-6-phosphate isomerase produces MSTYNKTPFFPIEGKSFAGWNTIIDELNLKIKKSNKNRYILIVECYQGVNHEELMAGFKKLNPNLFIDSTEAFHSDERIRELTSPDVTDDAIFGYITRLNYIDFLDSEKVVNLRSKIKNSTGLVIIYGHAASLITQEYDCLVYADMARWEIQLRQRKHKVTNIGIKNSNEDPSIQYKRAFFVDWRVCDRLKQQLFEKADYWLDTNKKGEPKMLLTQTLLDGLTAISKSPFRVVPYFDPGPWGGQWMKEVIGLDKSKSNYAWSFDGVPEENSLLLKVDGEIIEIPSINLVFYKSTELLGEPVESRFGKEFPIRFDFLDTIEGGNLSLQVHPTTQYIREKFGMNYTQDESYYMLDAKPGATVLLGLKKECDSEEMIADLKKSQETGNLFDAEKYVNVFPAKKHDHFLIPSGTIHCSGTNGMVLEISATPYIFTFKLYDWGRMGLNGKPRAINIDHGEKVINWTRDTEYCLENLVNQVEKIAEGDGWREERTGLHKTEFIETRRHWFTKSVLHQTGESVNVLNLVEGAEAIVESPTNMFEPFIVHYAETFIIPAAVGNYTIRPFGESLGKECATIKAYVRHKA; encoded by the coding sequence ATGAGTACTTATAACAAAACACCTTTCTTTCCAATCGAGGGTAAATCTTTTGCAGGTTGGAACACTATTATTGATGAATTAAATTTAAAAATCAAAAAATCGAATAAAAATCGGTATATATTAATAGTCGAATGCTATCAAGGAGTAAATCACGAGGAATTAATGGCTGGTTTTAAGAAACTAAATCCTAATTTATTTATTGATTCTACAGAAGCATTTCATTCAGATGAAAGGATACGTGAACTAACTTCTCCGGATGTTACTGACGATGCCATTTTTGGTTACATTACCCGACTTAATTATATCGATTTTCTGGATTCAGAAAAAGTTGTAAACCTTCGTTCTAAAATTAAAAATTCGACTGGATTAGTAATTATTTACGGTCATGCTGCGTCGCTAATTACCCAGGAATATGACTGTTTGGTTTATGCAGATATGGCACGCTGGGAAATACAGCTTCGTCAACGCAAACATAAGGTCACCAATATTGGTATAAAAAATTCGAACGAAGATCCATCAATTCAATATAAAAGAGCTTTTTTTGTCGATTGGCGCGTTTGCGACAGACTCAAACAACAATTGTTTGAAAAAGCAGATTATTGGCTGGATACCAATAAAAAAGGAGAACCAAAAATGCTCCTTACTCAAACCCTTCTTGATGGATTGACCGCTATTTCAAAAAGTCCATTTAGAGTTGTTCCCTATTTTGACCCGGGTCCATGGGGTGGTCAATGGATGAAAGAAGTTATTGGTTTGGATAAATCAAAATCAAATTATGCATGGTCTTTTGATGGAGTCCCAGAAGAGAATAGTTTACTATTAAAAGTAGATGGTGAAATTATTGAAATTCCAAGTATAAATCTGGTTTTCTACAAAAGTACGGAACTGTTAGGAGAACCTGTAGAGTCAAGATTTGGAAAAGAGTTCCCTATACGATTTGATTTTCTTGATACAATTGAAGGCGGAAATCTGAGCTTACAAGTACATCCAACTACACAATACATTCGTGAAAAATTCGGAATGAATTATACTCAGGATGAAAGTTACTATATGCTTGATGCAAAACCTGGTGCAACTGTTCTTTTGGGATTAAAAAAAGAATGTGATAGCGAGGAAATGATTGCTGACTTAAAAAAATCTCAAGAAACAGGAAATCTTTTTGATGCCGAAAAATATGTTAATGTATTCCCTGCAAAAAAACATGATCATTTTTTAATACCAAGCGGAACAATTCACTGTTCTGGGACAAATGGAATGGTATTAGAGATAAGTGCTACACCCTATATTTTCACCTTTAAACTTTATGACTGGGGACGTATGGGCTTAAACGGTAAGCCAAGAGCCATCAATATTGACCATGGAGAAAAAGTGATTAACTGGACTCGAGATACAGAATATTGCCTTGAAAACTTAGTCAATCAGGTTGAGAAAATTGCCGAGGGAGATGGATGGAGAGAAGAAAGAACTGGTTTGCACAAAACTGAATTTATAGAAACCCGTCGTCATTGGTTTACCAAATCAGTTCTACATCAAACGGGAGAAAGTGTTAATGTATTAAATCTAGTGGAAGGCGCAGAAGCAATTGTTGAAAGCCCTACTAATATGTTCGAGCCTTTTATTGTTCATTATGCAGAAACATTTATTATTCCTGCAGCAGTTGGAAACTATACTATTAGACCTTTTGGTGAAAGTTTAGGCAAAGAATGTGCTACTATAAAAGCATATGTAAGACATAAAGCATAA
- a CDS encoding TonB-dependent receptor, with the protein MKNKKPTSTMFWIAISLKSRLLFLFFLTANFAVLNAQNTISGTIRDSKTSEVIIGATVSVKGTKTATMTNIDGVYSIKASTNDVLIVSYVGYENNEKAINGNQKLDFSLKEEEKLLKEVVVIGYGSQKKVNLTSSVSNVGSEVFENKPVTSAAQALQGTVPGLVIQQGSSEPGQGTNINIRGIGTFQSGTYPLVLIDGLAGSINNINPNDIESVSVLKDAASTAVYGSRAANGVILITTKMGKKGKTRVSYDYLYGLQTPTNMPKYASAWEYAELRNEALINSGLPAKYTPDQINEFRKMGKGTVWLDELYRENAPQSSHNLAIEGSSDKTSYHISIGHLDQRSLFEGNDDYGLKRNNARLNINSKLSDKFTVTAIGAYTGSTTKEHAYWTEWLIEQATRIPVIYPIKDAEGNYTLPSGSNSNGLARLSEGGMRTNQSDGLSGSLSAEWTIIKDLKLKGFFGANSTTNNNHEFRKSIDYAPYKGGGDNESSVTDIFDKTLLLNSTITLNYNKKIGENHSISGLLGASEESSERRWFQARKIGIPGNEFGVLGNGQVTDESNTYGSGETWVIQSYFGRINYSFKEKYLFESNIRMDGSSRFASDNRWGIFPSFSGGWRVSKEKFMEPIKDYVSNLKLRASWGQVGNQDIGLYRYLRTVNIATQAYSFKDNLANGAYFSEQNPDITWETSEMIDFGIEAGFFKNKLSLTLDLYSKDTKNILVDNLPVPGIYGSGSPTQNLGAINNKGWEFSINYGFKTGKVNHSLTANLSDNVNEVTDDGGRTLISGSDVVTILKKGFPINSYYVLKSDGYFQNAQEVANGPKQTFNAAGAKPGDIRYVDRNGDGVINEADDRFIAGNPFPRYNYGLTYTADWNGLDLSVFIQGVGKRSMWIRGEAVEAFHNNNEGPVMDFHIDRWTPTNPDASYPRLTTGTESANNAAKSDFWIEDASYLRLKNIQLGYTIPSRFTQQIGITKFRTYITGQNLLTLTKLKSGYDPEINSGAATSGRVYPVTKVLAIGLNVNF; encoded by the coding sequence ATGAAAAATAAAAAACCAACCAGTACAATGTTTTGGATAGCTATATCCTTAAAATCAAGACTCCTTTTTTTATTCTTTTTGACAGCAAATTTTGCTGTATTAAATGCTCAAAATACAATTTCAGGTACAATTAGAGACAGTAAAACGTCTGAAGTTATTATTGGCGCAACAGTAAGTGTCAAAGGCACTAAAACAGCAACAATGACTAATATTGATGGCGTTTATTCAATAAAAGCATCAACGAATGATGTATTAATCGTTTCGTATGTTGGTTATGAGAATAACGAAAAAGCAATAAACGGAAATCAAAAACTTGATTTCTCACTAAAAGAAGAAGAAAAACTACTTAAAGAAGTAGTAGTAATTGGTTACGGCTCTCAGAAAAAAGTAAATCTTACCTCTTCCGTTAGTAATGTAGGATCAGAAGTTTTTGAAAACAAACCTGTTACCAGTGCAGCACAAGCATTACAAGGTACAGTACCAGGATTAGTAATTCAACAGGGATCTAGTGAACCTGGTCAAGGAACAAATATTAATATTCGAGGCATTGGAACATTTCAATCAGGAACTTATCCTCTGGTATTAATTGATGGATTAGCAGGAAGTATCAACAACATTAACCCTAACGATATAGAAAGTGTTTCAGTACTTAAAGATGCAGCTTCTACAGCAGTATATGGATCCAGAGCCGCTAATGGTGTTATCCTAATAACAACCAAAATGGGAAAAAAAGGTAAAACCAGAGTATCATATGACTATCTGTATGGTTTACAAACTCCTACAAATATGCCAAAATATGCCAGTGCTTGGGAATATGCCGAACTTAGAAATGAAGCATTAATTAATTCCGGTTTACCTGCAAAATATACTCCTGACCAAATAAATGAATTTAGAAAAATGGGAAAAGGAACCGTTTGGTTAGATGAACTTTACAGAGAAAATGCACCACAATCAAGCCATAATCTAGCTATTGAAGGATCGTCTGATAAAACTTCATACCATATTTCAATAGGACATTTAGATCAAAGAAGTTTGTTTGAAGGTAATGATGATTATGGCCTAAAAAGGAATAATGCAAGATTAAACATCAACTCAAAATTATCAGATAAGTTCACAGTCACTGCAATTGGTGCCTATACTGGATCTACAACCAAAGAACACGCTTATTGGACAGAATGGCTTATAGAACAAGCAACTAGAATCCCTGTTATTTATCCTATAAAAGATGCAGAAGGTAATTATACACTTCCGAGTGGCAGTAATTCAAATGGATTGGCGAGGTTAAGCGAAGGCGGAATGAGAACTAATCAAAGTGACGGTTTATCTGGTAGCCTTAGTGCAGAATGGACCATAATAAAAGACTTAAAGCTTAAAGGTTTCTTCGGTGCTAATTCAACGACTAATAATAATCATGAATTTAGAAAATCAATAGATTATGCTCCATACAAAGGAGGAGGTGATAATGAAAGTTCAGTAACGGATATTTTTGATAAAACGTTATTACTCAATTCAACTATTACTTTAAATTACAACAAAAAAATTGGAGAAAATCATAGCATCTCCGGATTATTAGGAGCTTCCGAAGAAAGTAGTGAAAGAAGATGGTTTCAAGCGAGAAAAATTGGAATTCCAGGTAATGAGTTTGGAGTTTTAGGAAATGGTCAAGTTACAGATGAAAGTAATACTTATGGCAGTGGAGAAACATGGGTTATTCAATCTTATTTCGGAAGGATAAATTATTCCTTTAAAGAAAAATATCTTTTTGAATCAAATATTAGAATGGATGGTTCTTCTCGTTTTGCTTCAGACAATCGTTGGGGAATTTTTCCATCATTCTCAGGTGGTTGGCGCGTTTCTAAAGAAAAATTTATGGAACCAATTAAAGATTACGTTAGTAATCTAAAATTACGTGCTTCGTGGGGACAAGTAGGAAATCAAGACATTGGATTATATAGGTATCTACGTACTGTAAATATAGCTACACAAGCCTATTCATTCAAAGATAATTTAGCAAATGGAGCTTATTTTAGCGAACAAAACCCCGATATTACTTGGGAAACTAGTGAGATGATTGATTTTGGTATTGAAGCAGGATTTTTCAAAAACAAATTATCATTAACCCTTGATCTTTATAGTAAAGACACTAAAAACATCTTAGTTGATAACCTTCCTGTTCCAGGTATTTATGGCAGTGGATCTCCAACTCAAAACCTTGGAGCGATAAACAACAAAGGTTGGGAGTTCTCTATTAATTATGGTTTTAAAACAGGAAAAGTTAATCACTCATTGACAGCAAATTTATCTGACAATGTAAATGAAGTAACAGATGATGGAGGCAGAACTTTGATTTCTGGTTCTGATGTAGTTACCATCTTAAAGAAAGGATTCCCTATTAATTCTTATTATGTATTAAAAAGCGATGGCTATTTTCAAAATGCTCAAGAAGTTGCAAATGGACCTAAGCAAACGTTCAATGCAGCTGGTGCAAAGCCTGGAGATATTCGCTATGTAGATAGAAACGGTGATGGTGTAATCAATGAAGCTGATGATCGATTTATTGCAGGAAATCCATTTCCCAGATATAATTACGGGCTAACTTATACTGCAGATTGGAATGGCCTAGATTTAAGTGTTTTCATTCAAGGAGTTGGTAAACGCAGCATGTGGATACGCGGAGAAGCAGTCGAAGCATTTCATAATAATAACGAAGGCCCGGTAATGGATTTTCATATTGATAGATGGACACCTACAAATCCTGACGCCTCATATCCTCGTTTAACAACAGGAACAGAATCGGCTAATAATGCTGCAAAATCTGATTTTTGGATAGAAGACGCTTCGTACTTACGTTTGAAAAACATACAATTAGGATATACTATACCTTCAAGATTTACTCAACAAATAGGTATCACTAAATTTAGAACGTATATAACAGGACAAAATTTATTAACACTGACTAAACTAAAATCGGGCTATGATCCAGAAATTAATTCTGGTGCAGCTACCAGCGGACGTGTTTATCCCGTAACAAAAGTTTTAGCTATAGGCCTTAATGTTAACTTCTAA
- a CDS encoding SusE domain-containing protein, producing the protein MKKKINRLLSLMAIILLMSCSENYELQIGFDAPESLLIPTANQVVAIDLENGTPTKFEWTKSNSYYGGVVIYEVAFDKEDGDFTDPLFKIFSNGGGGDNWLSLTPKQLIVIAKLANIGIDSEGTIKWKVIASQGGERKETKEIRTLKLKRPAGIAEIPNELFIYGSGFEAKNIDNAMQCKEIEDGVFEIFASLSNGDIKLCNSANADKVYYILDSNNKMIEAENETGITINGTGKAYRIIVDFNLLTIKTTEIKSIKMMRTWEYELGDLAYIGNHKFEVKNIALPFYHDWGYPEERYRFWVNTNDGKEIWGSHLNDQMNASNIPGLAAFNTPPDGSEPAEYYNIYNLADIPSPGQNPDWIGMYKLPKGSENKHANVIIDMSPSGDYKHYVNIID; encoded by the coding sequence ATGAAAAAGAAAATTAACAGATTACTTAGCCTTATGGCCATCATACTATTGATGAGCTGTAGTGAAAATTATGAACTTCAAATTGGTTTTGATGCGCCAGAATCATTACTTATACCAACAGCAAATCAAGTTGTTGCTATAGACTTAGAGAATGGGACTCCAACGAAATTCGAGTGGACAAAATCTAATTCTTATTATGGTGGAGTTGTGATATATGAAGTTGCTTTTGATAAAGAAGATGGAGATTTCACTGATCCTTTATTCAAAATTTTTTCGAATGGTGGCGGTGGTGATAATTGGTTATCACTAACACCTAAACAATTAATTGTCATAGCCAAACTAGCCAATATAGGTATCGATTCTGAAGGAACAATTAAATGGAAAGTAATTGCTTCTCAAGGCGGAGAAAGAAAAGAGACCAAAGAAATAAGAACTCTAAAATTAAAACGTCCTGCAGGAATAGCCGAAATCCCAAATGAATTATTTATTTATGGATCTGGATTTGAAGCCAAAAACATTGACAACGCAATGCAATGTAAAGAAATAGAAGATGGTGTTTTTGAAATTTTTGCATCATTATCTAATGGTGACATAAAACTTTGCAATTCAGCTAATGCAGATAAAGTTTACTATATCCTTGACAGTAATAACAAAATGATTGAAGCAGAAAATGAAACAGGAATTACAATAAACGGTACAGGAAAAGCATATAGAATTATTGTTGATTTTAATTTGTTAACCATTAAAACAACCGAAATTAAATCTATCAAAATGATGCGAACTTGGGAATATGAGCTTGGAGATTTAGCTTATATAGGAAACCACAAATTCGAAGTAAAGAACATTGCTTTACCATTCTATCATGATTGGGGATATCCGGAAGAGCGTTATCGTTTTTGGGTAAACACAAATGACGGAAAAGAAATCTGGGGAAGTCATTTAAATGACCAGATGAATGCTTCAAATATACCAGGATTAGCTGCTTTTAATACTCCACCTGATGGAAGTGAACCTGCTGAATATTATAATATCTACAATTTAGCAGATATTCCAAGCCCTGGACAAAATCCAGACTGGATCGGTATGTACAAATTACCTAAGGGTTCTGAAAACAAACATGCCAATGTGATTATTGATATGTCTCCTTCCGGAGACTATAAACACTATGTAAATATAATTGATTAA
- a CDS encoding glycoside hydrolase family 76 protein produces MKKLVAPFIICLLFSIQAYSQNKQGESYQVYKNRAESFYDLVYNLYYLPKYNLFSEYYPKSNDLNVNYFNDGQKSVKEVSFLWPFSGMTSAINVLYKIDPKKYKASLKNLIEAQKLYKDTKPTGYQAYPPQFEKSDRYYDDNGLVGIDYIEAYKNTKNPNYLNDAKEVFKFIISGWNSDLEGGVTWLEGVYDQKPACSNGKATVLALKIYEQTHDKYYLDWGLKFYNWMYTHLRAEENIYWNDMKTADRSVLKTAWTYNTGTMLQAAVSLYKITGDKKYYNEAHLLAEGSYIYFGKKQPDGRISILDNAWFTTVLFRGYEDLYSVDKNSKYIDTIIKNLDFAWAKGRDENGLLFSNWNVEKEETKTPKWLLDEACIIELYARITLLKK; encoded by the coding sequence ATGAAAAAATTAGTAGCTCCCTTTATAATTTGCCTTTTGTTTTCTATACAAGCCTACAGTCAAAATAAACAAGGTGAATCGTATCAAGTATATAAAAACAGAGCCGAATCATTTTATGATTTAGTCTACAATCTATATTATTTACCAAAATATAATTTGTTTTCGGAGTATTATCCAAAGAGCAATGATCTGAATGTAAATTATTTTAATGACGGTCAAAAATCTGTAAAGGAGGTTTCGTTCTTATGGCCTTTTAGTGGCATGACATCTGCCATTAATGTGCTTTATAAAATTGATCCAAAAAAATACAAGGCGTCATTAAAAAATTTAATAGAAGCTCAAAAATTATACAAAGATACTAAACCTACTGGATACCAGGCATATCCTCCTCAGTTTGAAAAATCAGATCGTTATTATGATGATAATGGATTAGTTGGTATCGATTATATTGAAGCCTATAAAAATACCAAAAATCCTAATTATTTAAATGATGCCAAAGAAGTGTTTAAATTCATCATAAGCGGATGGAATTCAGATCTTGAAGGGGGTGTCACTTGGCTAGAAGGAGTCTATGATCAAAAACCAGCTTGCTCTAATGGAAAAGCAACTGTGTTAGCTCTAAAAATATATGAACAAACACATGATAAATATTATTTAGATTGGGGCTTAAAGTTTTACAATTGGATGTACACCCATCTAAGAGCAGAGGAAAACATTTATTGGAATGATATGAAAACAGCCGACAGATCAGTTTTAAAAACTGCTTGGACATACAATACGGGTACAATGTTACAGGCGGCAGTTAGCTTATACAAAATTACAGGTGACAAAAAGTATTATAATGAAGCACATTTATTAGCTGAAGGTTCTTATATTTATTTTGGAAAAAAACAACCAGATGGACGTATTTCAATTCTTGATAACGCATGGTTTACTACCGTTTTATTTCGTGGTTATGAAGATTTGTATTCCGTTGATAAAAATTCAAAGTATATTGATACTATTATCAAAAATCTTGATTTTGCCTGGGCAAAAGGTCGTGACGAGAATGGGCTCCTTTTTAGTAACTGGAATGTAGAAAAGGAAGAAACTAAAACACCAAAATGGTTACTAGATGAAGCCTGTATTATCGAACTATACGCTCGGATCACACTATTGAAAAAATAA
- a CDS encoding glycoside hydrolase family 76 protein, with product MKNLQKSSLLLLFLLIISCTENTDNELTHTDPTTPVETISYKEKAKQTFDLVQQNYKISSTGLYLENFPKQAGDRESSYLWSLDGLLSGVNQLKAIGYKDQVLNAPFLALEKYYDTQRLPTAYPAFPVQYGLDDRFYDDNAIVALDLIEDYQITKNEASLDRVKKLVEFSLTGEDNVAGGGMYWVEEYRYKPENDNCMKAVCASAFTTTYLLKLYQITKNDEYLKFAKRIYVWLTANMKDPVDNLFWNDIRIRDSYINKTKWTYNSGAMITNNVLLYEITKDETYLTEARTIAASSYTVFTRRVDNQLFFPDHDSWFNVCLFRGYLDLLKHDPIAQNYVNTFISNADYAWAKARNSYGLFYEDWSGIKPGRDKWLLQQAALIEIYGRIALLKGETE from the coding sequence ATGAAAAATCTACAAAAATCAAGTCTATTATTACTTTTCCTTTTAATCATATCTTGTACGGAAAACACAGATAATGAATTAACACATACTGATCCTACGACACCAGTAGAAACCATTAGTTATAAAGAAAAAGCAAAACAAACTTTTGATTTAGTTCAACAAAATTATAAAATAAGCAGTACTGGTTTGTATTTAGAAAATTTTCCGAAACAAGCTGGTGATAGAGAATCTTCTTATCTATGGTCACTAGATGGCCTTTTATCTGGTGTAAATCAATTAAAAGCGATTGGATATAAAGATCAAGTATTGAATGCTCCCTTTCTAGCTTTAGAAAAATATTATGATACTCAAAGATTGCCAACTGCTTATCCTGCTTTTCCAGTTCAGTATGGTTTAGATGATCGTTTTTATGATGATAATGCTATAGTTGCACTTGATTTAATTGAGGATTATCAAATTACAAAGAATGAAGCATCTTTAGATCGTGTTAAGAAATTAGTAGAATTTAGTTTAACAGGTGAAGATAATGTAGCTGGGGGCGGAATGTATTGGGTCGAAGAATATAGATACAAACCTGAAAATGATAATTGTATGAAAGCTGTTTGCGCAAGTGCTTTTACGACAACTTATCTACTAAAGTTATATCAGATTACAAAAAATGATGAATATCTAAAATTCGCCAAAAGAATTTATGTATGGTTAACAGCTAATATGAAAGATCCGGTTGATAATCTTTTTTGGAATGATATTAGAATAAGAGATAGTTATATAAATAAAACAAAATGGACTTATAATTCTGGTGCCATGATTACTAATAATGTTTTGTTATATGAAATTACAAAAGATGAAACGTATCTTACCGAAGCTCGAACCATTGCTGCATCTTCATACACTGTTTTTACACGAAGAGTAGATAATCAATTATTTTTTCCTGATCATGATTCTTGGTTCAATGTATGTCTTTTTAGAGGATATTTAGACCTGCTTAAACACGATCCAATCGCTCAAAATTACGTTAATACTTTTATAAGCAATGCAGATTACGCTTGGGCGAAAGCTAGAAATAGTTATGGATTGTTTTATGAAGACTGGTCTGGAATTAAACCAGGAAGAGATAAATGGTTATTACAACAAGCAGCATTAATTGAAATTTACGGGCGTATCGCACTATTGAAAGGAGAAACAGAGTAA
- a CDS encoding RagB/SusD family nutrient uptake outer membrane protein, with translation MKTKHILVILIISLFWGCESLDTPLVDKESDLSFWDKPEDALNALNSCYPDLYGAEQFIFTESLSDNSYTKSNNGSLVRDVANGSYGTSASLIRDVWNARYAGIKRCNILLDNIGKVPGISAELKNRYIAEAKAIRAFHYFILMNNFGDVPLVTRQISIEESRTMPRTPKAEVLQFILNELDFAKTLPNSYQDSEKGRFTKGAAMALKARVLLCENRWQEVADICNAIINNKEAGNLDLFNGTYADLFKPENKDNIEVLLNVEFMPINREQGIQYYLIPPSLGGYAAISPSQELVDDYLLLNGKTIADPSYNELTPYANRDPRLDATVIRDGSKVENPDGSFSTINTNLGTGDDAINTSSNCTPTGYYVSKFYDKTARNMLNSGSNLILIRYADVLLMYAEAKSKLNQFGANEWNQTIKKLRLRAGFSNVNALDFPTVSNTEMDEIIRRERRSELAMEGLRLMDLRRWKSAEVVLNGWLHGIKTNEAPSIDNGYIRVDNRVFDKTKHYLWPVPQSERDLNSNLTQNPNW, from the coding sequence ATGAAAACAAAACACATATTAGTAATACTTATAATTAGTCTATTTTGGGGATGCGAAAGTCTAGACACTCCACTAGTTGATAAAGAATCGGATCTTTCCTTTTGGGATAAACCTGAAGACGCTCTTAATGCTTTGAACAGTTGTTATCCTGATCTTTATGGTGCAGAGCAATTCATTTTTACCGAATCGCTTTCTGACAACTCTTATACAAAAAGTAACAACGGATCATTAGTTCGTGATGTAGCTAACGGAAGTTATGGTACTTCGGCTTCACTTATCCGTGATGTCTGGAATGCAAGATATGCTGGAATAAAACGTTGCAATATTTTATTAGACAACATTGGCAAAGTTCCTGGCATAAGTGCTGAATTAAAGAACAGATATATTGCCGAAGCAAAGGCCATTCGTGCTTTTCACTATTTTATTTTGATGAACAACTTTGGAGATGTTCCTTTAGTTACTAGACAAATAAGTATTGAAGAATCGAGAACTATGCCCAGAACTCCAAAAGCGGAAGTATTACAATTTATTTTGAATGAATTAGATTTTGCAAAAACACTTCCAAATTCGTACCAAGACTCAGAAAAAGGTCGTTTTACAAAAGGAGCAGCAATGGCATTAAAAGCAAGAGTTTTACTTTGTGAAAATCGTTGGCAAGAAGTAGCTGATATTTGTAATGCAATTATAAACAATAAGGAAGCTGGAAATTTAGATTTATTTAATGGAACCTATGCCGATTTATTTAAACCTGAAAACAAAGATAATATTGAAGTGCTCTTAAATGTAGAATTTATGCCAATCAACAGAGAGCAAGGAATTCAATATTATTTGATTCCACCTTCTCTAGGCGGGTATGCAGCGATTTCACCTAGTCAAGAATTAGTAGATGATTATTTACTATTAAATGGTAAAACAATCGCAGATCCAAGCTATAACGAATTAACTCCATATGCAAATAGAGATCCTCGTTTGGATGCTACTGTAATTAGAGATGGTTCTAAAGTTGAAAACCCTGACGGAAGTTTTAGTACCATAAATACTAATTTAGGAACAGGAGATGATGCAATAAACACTTCCTCTAATTGTACTCCAACTGGATATTATGTTTCTAAATTTTATGACAAAACGGCTCGAAACATGCTTAATTCAGGATCAAATCTTATCCTTATCCGTTATGCTGATGTACTATTAATGTATGCTGAAGCTAAATCAAAATTAAACCAATTTGGCGCAAATGAATGGAACCAAACCATTAAAAAATTACGCTTAAGAGCCGGATTTTCAAATGTAAATGCATTAGACTTTCCAACAGTTTCAAATACAGAAATGGACGAAATTATTCGCCGTGAGCGTCGTTCCGAATTAGCAATGGAAGGCTTACGGTTAATGGACTTGAGACGTTGGAAATCTGCTGAAGTTGTTCTAAACGGCTGGTTACATGGCATAAAAACCAACGAAGCCCCATCGATAGATAACGGTTATATCCGTGTGGACAATAGAGTTTTTGATAAAACAAAACATTATTTGTGGCCTGTGCCTCAATCAGAAAGAGATTTAAATAGTAATCTAACCCAAAATCCAAATTGGTAA